The Gemmatimonadota bacterium genome includes a window with the following:
- the hslU gene encoding ATP-dependent protease ATPase subunit HslU, protein MPDGEAGLEPDAETEPWVDELTPRQIVEELDKYIIGQAAAKKAVAIVMRNRWRRQRVAEEMRQEIAPNNLILIGPTGVGKTEISRRLARLAEAPFVKVEASKFTEVGYVGRDVESMIRDLVDIAISLVRSEREEMMQGVAESNVTEQLLNLLLPEPLSPAPTRRTTTPRVFVTNPVGDTEPQGDTDGRRQRTREKMRKLLDEGKLEDREVELEISQAPNIQGMMIPLGGSDPSMDHGMSDMLQDLLPKRTKRRKVTVAEARRLLMQDELDKLVDMDEVVNDALYRVEDTGIVFLDEIDKVAGSRDERGPAVSREGVQRDLLPVVEGCAVTTKYGLVRTDHILFIAAGAFHLSKPSDLIPELQGRFPVRVELRSLSEEDFVRILTEPENALSKQYAALIEADGSEVTFTDGAIEEISRIATRLNERLENIGARRLHTVMTTLLEDVLFELPEGPEGGIAIDREFVRRQLASISEDEDLRRYIL, encoded by the coding sequence GTGCCCGACGGAGAGGCGGGGCTCGAGCCCGATGCCGAGACCGAGCCCTGGGTCGACGAGCTCACACCCCGCCAGATAGTCGAGGAGCTTGACAAGTACATCATCGGCCAGGCCGCCGCGAAGAAGGCGGTCGCTATCGTCATGCGCAATCGTTGGCGCAGACAGCGCGTAGCCGAGGAGATGCGTCAGGAGATCGCGCCGAACAACCTCATCCTCATAGGACCCACCGGCGTCGGGAAGACCGAGATTTCGCGCCGACTCGCCCGGCTGGCGGAGGCTCCTTTCGTCAAGGTCGAGGCATCCAAATTCACCGAGGTCGGGTACGTGGGGCGGGACGTCGAGTCGATGATCCGCGATCTCGTCGACATCGCCATATCGCTGGTACGCAGTGAACGCGAGGAGATGATGCAGGGGGTGGCCGAGAGCAACGTCACCGAGCAGCTTCTGAACCTCCTGCTGCCGGAGCCGTTGAGTCCGGCGCCGACGCGCCGGACGACGACTCCGCGGGTCTTCGTCACCAACCCGGTGGGCGATACGGAACCTCAGGGCGATACCGACGGACGCAGACAGCGGACGCGAGAGAAGATGCGGAAGCTCCTCGACGAAGGAAAGCTCGAGGATCGCGAGGTCGAACTGGAGATCTCCCAGGCGCCCAACATCCAGGGGATGATGATCCCGCTCGGCGGGAGCGACCCCTCGATGGATCACGGCATGAGCGACATGCTCCAGGACCTCCTGCCCAAGCGGACCAAACGTCGAAAGGTGACGGTGGCCGAGGCTCGACGCCTGCTGATGCAGGACGAGCTCGACAAGCTCGTCGACATGGACGAGGTCGTGAACGACGCGCTCTACCGAGTGGAGGATACCGGGATAGTCTTTCTCGACGAAATCGACAAGGTGGCGGGATCGCGCGACGAACGGGGCCCTGCAGTGAGCCGGGAAGGCGTGCAACGCGACCTCCTTCCCGTGGTCGAGGGCTGCGCGGTCACCACCAAGTACGGTCTGGTGCGCACCGACCACATTCTCTTCATCGCCGCTGGCGCCTTCCACCTCTCGAAGCCCTCGGATCTCATCCCCGAGCTCCAGGGACGCTTCCCGGTGCGGGTCGAGCTGCGATCGCTCTCCGAAGAGGATTTCGTTCGGATACTCACCGAGCCGGAGAACGCTCTGTCGAAGCAGTATGCCGCGCTCATCGAAGCGGACGGATCCGAGGTCACCTTCACCGACGGCGCCATCGAAGAGATCTCCCGGATCGCGACCAGGTTGAACGAGCGCCTGGAGAACATCGGCGCCCGCAGGCTTCACACGGTGATGACCACGCTGCTGGAAGATGTGCTCTTCGAGCTCCCCGAAGGACCGGAAGGAGGCATAGCCATCGATCGGGAATTCGTACGCAGGCAGCTCGCGAGCATATCGGAAGACGAGGATCTCCGCCGCTACATCCTGTGA
- the hslV gene encoding ATP-dependent protease subunit HslV yields the protein MSDGTARTRSTTVLAVRNRSRVAMGGDGQVTMADTVVKGSARKVRELRDGKVLAGFAGAVADAFTLFERLEEKLERHPANLSRAVVELARDWRTDRYLRRLDALIAVADREHLFLVSGTGDVIEPDDDVLAIGSGSGFALAAARALRAHSDLTPAEIVRSALEITGDICIYTNRDIVVLELDAAPTASAAEES from the coding sequence ATGTCCGACGGCACCGCCCGGACACGGTCCACAACGGTGCTGGCGGTGAGGAATCGGAGCAGGGTGGCGATGGGCGGCGACGGACAGGTAACGATGGCCGATACCGTCGTCAAAGGCAGCGCGCGCAAAGTGCGCGAGCTCAGAGACGGCAAGGTGCTGGCCGGATTCGCGGGCGCGGTCGCTGACGCCTTCACCCTTTTCGAACGGCTCGAGGAGAAGCTCGAACGCCACCCCGCCAACCTCTCGCGAGCCGTTGTGGAACTGGCCCGGGACTGGCGCACCGACCGTTATCTGCGCCGGCTGGACGCCCTTATCGCCGTCGCCGACCGCGAACACCTCTTCCTGGTCAGCGGAACCGGAGACGTGATCGAACCCGACGACGACGTGCTGGCGATAGGCTCGGGCAGCGGCTTCGCTCTCGCTGCGGCGCGGGCGCTCAGGGCGCACTCGGACCTGACTCCCGCCGAGATCGTGCGCTCGGCCTTAGAGATTACCGGAGATATCTGCATCTATACCAACAGGGACATAGTGGTTCTGGAGCTCGATGCCGCTCCGACGGCGAGCGCCGCGGAGGAATCGTGA